Proteins encoded within one genomic window of Paludisphaera rhizosphaerae:
- a CDS encoding MFS transporter, whose product MDMRNRIGLYGSYFLGMAGIGFTLPYLPLFLGQRGLSDSAIGVVSTLAALTSLAQFPVGIWSDRLGSRKPFIVAALAAVAVSTWLLRGAEGTVWLGFLVLLFAENGIGRAVVESLSGAEAAALARQGEVGAALGALRLWKPVGVVLTALLGSWMSERFGVAAILGPLAVVQTLAVVAALLIHEPHDKKPVAEKAGDRPNNIQWLPKDPALWTFVAAMVLYHAANAPGGVYLGLFLKRDLHAPERMLAYAFIVSMVAWTLVVWPAGWLADRWGRKPLLVAGWAIMAVRLLLLTVIHSPWLAVANQALDGIGNGLFAVLAAAWVTDRLADPRRAGEAQVLVGSCLVLGSALGPAAAACLVGPLGYRGLFAALAALGAIATAVVIFLVPETLSRHREVGEGGMVDPMATTSDLSAVP is encoded by the coding sequence ATGGACATGCGGAATCGGATCGGGCTTTACGGCTCCTACTTCCTGGGGATGGCCGGCATTGGCTTCACCCTGCCGTATCTGCCGCTCTTCCTGGGGCAGCGGGGGTTGTCGGATTCGGCCATCGGGGTCGTCTCGACGCTCGCAGCCCTCACCAGTCTGGCGCAGTTCCCGGTGGGGATCTGGTCGGACCGCCTGGGCTCGCGCAAGCCCTTCATCGTCGCGGCGCTCGCCGCCGTGGCCGTCTCGACGTGGCTCCTGCGGGGGGCCGAAGGGACGGTCTGGCTCGGCTTCCTGGTCCTGCTGTTCGCGGAGAACGGGATCGGCCGCGCGGTGGTCGAGAGCCTCTCCGGGGCCGAGGCCGCGGCGCTGGCACGGCAGGGGGAAGTCGGTGCGGCGCTCGGGGCGCTTCGGCTCTGGAAGCCGGTCGGCGTCGTGCTGACGGCCCTGCTGGGGAGTTGGATGTCCGAACGCTTCGGCGTGGCCGCGATCCTCGGGCCGCTGGCGGTCGTCCAGACGCTGGCTGTCGTCGCGGCCCTCCTGATCCACGAACCGCACGACAAGAAACCCGTCGCCGAGAAGGCCGGCGACAGGCCGAACAACATCCAGTGGCTGCCGAAAGACCCAGCCCTCTGGACGTTCGTCGCGGCGATGGTCCTCTACCACGCGGCGAACGCCCCGGGCGGCGTCTATTTGGGGCTCTTCCTCAAGCGCGACCTGCACGCCCCGGAGCGGATGCTGGCGTACGCGTTCATCGTGAGCATGGTCGCCTGGACGCTGGTGGTCTGGCCGGCGGGCTGGCTGGCGGACCGCTGGGGGCGCAAGCCGTTGCTGGTGGCCGGCTGGGCGATCATGGCCGTGCGGTTGCTCCTCCTCACCGTCATCCATTCGCCGTGGCTGGCCGTGGCGAACCAGGCGCTCGACGGCATCGGCAACGGGCTGTTCGCGGTCCTGGCCGCCGCCTGGGTGACCGACCGCCTGGCCGACCCTCGCCGTGCGGGCGAAGCCCAGGTGCTCGTCGGCTCCTGCCTGGTGCTGGGCTCGGCGCTCGGCCCGGCGGCGGCCGCTTGTCTCGTCGGGCCGCTCGGCTATCGCGGTCTGTTCGCCGCGCTGGCGGCCCTTGGCGCGATCGCGACGGCCGTCGTGATCTTCCTCGTCCCCGAGACCCTCTCTCGTCATCGGGAAGTCGGCGAAGGCGGGATGGTCGATCCGATGGCCACGACGTCTGATCTTTCGGCCGTGCCTTGA
- a CDS encoding sigma-54-dependent transcriptional regulator — MSMSSTPSAKILIAEDDRAIRFSLSHTLKAEGFQVIEAGDGDEALALIEQEGPDAVLLDLKMPNRDGLSVLAELGSRLAELPVIVITAYGGSAAAIEAMRRGAYDYLSKPFDLDEVQLTLQRALRQRALAFEVKALRARTETSDEPAEDDAEPELVGRSAAMREVFKAIGLAAATDAPVLIVGESGTGKELVATALHRHSDRAAGPFIRVNCGALPEGLVESELFGHERGAFTGADRQKPGRFERAAGGSIFLDEVGELPLSAQAKILRVLQQREFERVGGTETLRSDARVISATHRDLAKEVAAGRFREDLFYRLNVARIVIPPLRDRPEDVPPLAEAILRRVERRHGWGELSLSPEALAAIRERPWPGNVRQLENALARAAIAARGRTILPEHLDAEEPLDPAIPAVAEASESLPLRALLAEVERRAIQQALTACNGNRTRTAERLGISRRQLFDKIREYDLNP, encoded by the coding sequence ATGAGCATGTCCTCGACGCCGAGCGCGAAGATTCTCATCGCCGAGGACGATCGGGCGATCCGGTTCAGCCTCTCCCATACCCTGAAGGCGGAAGGCTTCCAGGTCATTGAGGCTGGCGACGGCGACGAGGCCCTGGCCCTGATCGAGCAAGAGGGGCCGGACGCCGTCTTGCTCGATCTCAAGATGCCCAACCGCGACGGTCTGTCGGTCCTGGCCGAGTTGGGTTCGCGGCTGGCCGAGCTTCCGGTCATCGTCATCACGGCTTACGGCGGCTCGGCCGCGGCGATCGAGGCCATGCGCCGGGGAGCCTACGATTACCTCTCCAAGCCGTTCGACCTCGACGAGGTGCAGTTGACCCTGCAACGGGCCCTCCGCCAGCGGGCGTTGGCCTTCGAGGTGAAGGCCCTCCGCGCCCGGACCGAGACCAGCGACGAGCCGGCCGAAGACGACGCCGAGCCCGAGTTGGTGGGCCGCAGCGCCGCGATGCGCGAAGTGTTCAAGGCGATCGGTCTGGCCGCCGCGACCGACGCGCCGGTGCTGATCGTCGGCGAGAGCGGCACGGGGAAGGAACTCGTCGCCACGGCGCTGCACCGCCATTCCGACCGCGCGGCCGGCCCGTTCATTCGAGTCAACTGTGGGGCGCTGCCGGAAGGTCTGGTCGAGAGCGAGCTGTTCGGCCACGAGCGCGGCGCGTTCACCGGGGCCGACCGTCAGAAGCCCGGCCGATTCGAGCGGGCGGCGGGGGGCTCCATCTTTCTCGACGAGGTGGGCGAGTTGCCGCTGTCGGCCCAGGCCAAGATCCTCCGCGTGCTCCAGCAGCGGGAGTTCGAGCGCGTCGGCGGGACGGAGACCCTGCGGAGCGACGCCCGGGTGATCTCGGCCACGCACCGCGACCTGGCGAAGGAGGTCGCCGCCGGTCGGTTTCGCGAGGATCTCTTCTATCGACTGAACGTCGCCCGGATCGTCATCCCGCCGCTTCGCGACCGTCCCGAGGACGTTCCTCCTCTCGCCGAGGCCATCCTCCGACGGGTGGAACGTCGGCACGGCTGGGGCGAGCTTTCGCTTTCGCCGGAAGCCCTGGCGGCGATCCGCGAGCGTCCCTGGCCAGGGAACGTCCGGCAGTTGGAAAACGCCCTGGCGCGTGCGGCGATCGCGGCGCGTGGCCGGACGATCCTGCCGGAACACCTCGACGCCGAAGAACCCCTCGACCCGGCGATCCCGGCCGTCGCCGAGGCGTCCGAATCGCTGCCGCTCCGCGCGCTGCTGGCCGAAGTGGAGCGGCGGGCCATCCAGCAAGCTCTGACGGCCTGCAACGGCAACCGGACCCGGACGGCCGAGCGCCTGGGCATCAGCCGTCGGCAGCTATTCGACAAGATCCGCGAGTACGACCTTAACCCTTAG
- the purN gene encoding phosphoribosylglycinamide formyltransferase, giving the protein MAAPVRLAVCVSGGGTTLQNLLDRIDAGTLNARVVQVVASRPGIAAIAKAEKAGLPVAVADVSKRRTDLDAFSASVFDPVRETGADLVLLAGFLALVKIPADFRGRVINIHPGLIPSFCGKGYYGERVHQAALDYGVKISGCTVHFASDEYDEGPIILQKVVPVLEDDDAHALAARVFAAECEALPEAVSLFAAGRLKIEGRRVRILPAD; this is encoded by the coding sequence ATGGCCGCCCCCGTTCGGCTGGCCGTCTGCGTCTCGGGCGGCGGGACGACCCTGCAGAACCTGCTCGATCGGATCGACGCCGGGACGCTCAACGCCCGGGTCGTTCAGGTCGTGGCCAGCCGTCCGGGGATCGCGGCGATCGCCAAGGCGGAGAAGGCCGGCCTCCCCGTCGCAGTAGCCGACGTCTCGAAGCGGCGGACGGACCTCGACGCCTTCAGCGCCTCGGTCTTCGACCCGGTCCGCGAGACCGGCGCCGACCTCGTGCTGCTGGCCGGATTCCTGGCCCTGGTGAAGATCCCGGCCGATTTCCGCGGCCGGGTCATCAACATCCACCCCGGCCTGATCCCCTCGTTCTGCGGCAAGGGCTATTACGGCGAGCGCGTCCATCAGGCGGCGCTCGACTACGGGGTGAAGATCAGCGGCTGCACGGTCCACTTCGCCAGCGACGAGTACGACGAGGGCCCGATCATCCTCCAGAAGGTCGTCCCTGTCCTCGAGGACGACGACGCCCACGCCCTGGCCGCCCGCGTCTTCGCCGCCGAGTGCGAGGCCCTCCCCGAAGCCGTCTCCCTCTTCGCCGCCGGCCGCCTCAAGATCGAGGGCCGCCGCGTCCGCATCCTTCCGGCCGACTGA
- a CDS encoding purine-nucleoside phosphorylase — protein MTHHDWEHVQQAAEVVRSAWSGSPKIGLVLGTGLGALAREIESPVAIPYPEIPHFPRSTVKSHAGQLVCGTLCGHQVMAMEGRFHLYEGYTAAQVTFPIRVMKELGCELLIVSNACGGLNPQYRKGDLMVIEDHINLLGANPLIGPNDDRLGPRFPDLIEPYDSELQDLALRVALEANIVAQRGVYVAVTGPNLETRAEYRFLRAIGADVVGMSTIPEILVAVHAGIKVLGFSIITDMCLPDALEPVDIDKILAVANAAEAKLRTIVRGVLERRPV, from the coding sequence ATGACCCATCACGACTGGGAGCACGTCCAGCAAGCCGCCGAGGTCGTCCGCTCGGCCTGGTCTGGAAGCCCGAAGATCGGCCTGGTCCTGGGGACCGGCCTGGGAGCCCTGGCCCGAGAAATCGAATCCCCGGTCGCCATCCCGTACCCGGAGATCCCCCACTTCCCGCGCTCGACGGTCAAGAGCCACGCCGGCCAGCTCGTCTGTGGCACGCTCTGCGGCCATCAGGTCATGGCGATGGAAGGGCGGTTCCACCTGTACGAGGGTTACACGGCCGCCCAGGTGACGTTCCCGATCCGCGTGATGAAGGAACTCGGCTGTGAGCTGTTGATCGTCTCCAACGCGTGCGGCGGGCTGAACCCGCAGTATCGCAAGGGCGACCTGATGGTCATCGAAGACCACATCAACCTGCTCGGGGCCAACCCGCTGATCGGCCCCAACGACGACCGCCTCGGCCCCCGCTTCCCGGACCTGATCGAGCCCTACGACAGCGAGCTTCAGGATCTGGCCCTCCGCGTGGCGCTTGAGGCGAACATCGTCGCCCAGCGCGGCGTCTACGTGGCGGTGACTGGTCCTAACCTGGAAACCCGGGCCGAATACCGGTTCCTCCGCGCCATCGGCGCCGATGTCGTCGGCATGTCCACGATCCCCGAGATCCTGGTGGCCGTGCACGCCGGGATCAAGGTGCTGGGGTTCTCGATCATCACCGACATGTGCCTTCCCGACGCGCTGGAGCCGGTGGACATCGACAAGATCCTCGCCGTCGCCAACGCCGCCGAGGCCAAGCTCCGCACCATCGTCCGGGGCGTCTTGGAACGCCGGCCCGTCTGA
- a CDS encoding sensor histidine kinase — translation MDRSRWVSPLAVQIGVVLVLFAAALGTLWYTSTAVVEREQRRARANERLKEASDQLDVQGRDALAGIRRFPDFMDADDWTALDRRLSQEAERIQHRFPGLEAGYYVPSRPERPFLPALPNEVREASDSGEAATAPRNLYDYVDTQVDAAFRKRHDLSVVEDVPPYTIAIRTAPVRVNDRVVAATWTMTRLVDPIYIDQSARGYRWFAGLALTGILGSLALTVRLARTVRRQGEERERLRTELRRSERLAALGKLLAGVAHEVRNPLAGIRSITQLWRRGLGMGEEGFDHLIDEVDRLEGIVSRLLQFSRADAQDLTPGDLNSVAVEAARLAEDRAREQGVHVELDLEPGLPPVDMAPPALVQVFRNLTTNALQVMPKGGLLRVETRRDLARGTVAATVSDEGPGLSTEALAHLFEPFFTTKAEGTGLGLAIAREIALAHRGDLSAENRPAGGAAFTLTLPIAPNGASKGDRG, via the coding sequence ATGGACCGATCCCGATGGGTTTCGCCTTTGGCGGTCCAGATCGGCGTTGTGCTGGTCCTGTTCGCCGCTGCGCTCGGAACGCTCTGGTACACGAGCACGGCCGTCGTCGAGCGAGAGCAACGCCGGGCTCGGGCGAACGAGCGACTCAAGGAGGCCAGCGATCAACTCGACGTTCAGGGGAGGGACGCCCTGGCCGGCATCCGGCGCTTTCCCGATTTCATGGACGCCGACGACTGGACGGCCCTCGACCGCCGGCTTTCCCAGGAGGCCGAACGGATCCAGCATCGCTTCCCGGGCCTGGAGGCGGGCTATTACGTCCCCTCGCGTCCCGAACGGCCGTTCCTCCCCGCGCTCCCGAACGAGGTCCGCGAGGCCTCCGACTCCGGCGAGGCGGCGACCGCCCCGCGCAATCTCTACGACTACGTCGACACCCAGGTCGACGCCGCCTTTCGCAAGCGGCACGACCTTTCGGTCGTTGAAGACGTCCCGCCGTACACCATCGCCATCCGAACGGCCCCCGTCCGGGTGAACGACCGGGTCGTGGCCGCCACCTGGACCATGACCCGGCTCGTCGATCCGATCTACATCGACCAGTCGGCGCGGGGATACCGCTGGTTCGCCGGCCTGGCCCTGACCGGGATCCTCGGCTCGCTCGCTCTGACGGTCCGGCTGGCGCGCACGGTTCGTCGCCAGGGGGAGGAACGCGAACGACTCCGGACCGAGCTGCGCCGCAGCGAGCGGCTGGCGGCGCTCGGGAAGCTTCTCGCCGGGGTCGCCCACGAGGTCCGCAACCCCCTGGCGGGGATTCGGAGCATCACCCAACTCTGGCGGCGGGGGCTCGGCATGGGCGAGGAGGGATTCGACCACCTGATCGACGAGGTCGACCGCCTGGAGGGGATCGTCTCGCGCCTCTTGCAGTTCTCCCGGGCCGACGCTCAGGATCTAACGCCGGGGGACCTGAACTCGGTGGCCGTCGAAGCCGCCCGACTGGCCGAGGATCGGGCCCGCGAGCAGGGGGTTCACGTGGAACTCGACCTGGAGCCCGGCCTCCCCCCCGTCGACATGGCTCCCCCGGCGCTCGTGCAGGTGTTCCGCAATCTGACGACCAACGCCCTTCAGGTCATGCCGAAGGGGGGCCTCCTAAGGGTCGAGACCCGCCGCGATCTGGCGCGGGGGACCGTCGCGGCGACGGTCTCGGACGAGGGGCCGGGGCTCTCGACGGAGGCCCTGGCCCACCTGTTCGAGCCCTTCTTCACGACCAAGGCGGAAGGGACGGGGCTCGGCCTGGCCATCGCTCGGGAGATCGCCCTGGCGCACCGTGGCGACCTCTCGGCCGAGAACCGCCCGGCGGGGGGCGCGGCGTTCACGCTCACGCTTCCCATCGCCCCGAACGGGGCCTCGAAAGGAGACCGGGGATGA
- a CDS encoding cupin domain-containing protein has protein sequence MSREPIISVSPKGRTIGVVGDVYRFLATGAETNGKYTLFDAIIGPGGGPPPHVHSREEEGFYVLEGEVTFTINGERIVAKPGTFANVPVGTLHSFKNENDTPARMLISAAPAGIEGMFFEIGVPLPEGSTDAPPPSHEDVEKLLAIAPRYGIEIRIPGA, from the coding sequence ATGAGCCGCGAGCCCATCATCTCCGTGTCGCCCAAAGGCCGGACCATCGGTGTCGTCGGCGACGTCTATCGCTTCCTGGCCACGGGGGCCGAGACCAACGGGAAGTACACCCTGTTCGACGCCATCATCGGCCCCGGCGGCGGGCCTCCGCCGCACGTCCACAGCCGGGAGGAAGAGGGCTTCTACGTCCTCGAAGGCGAGGTCACGTTCACCATCAATGGCGAACGGATCGTCGCCAAGCCCGGGACGTTCGCCAACGTCCCCGTCGGCACGCTGCACAGCTTCAAAAACGAGAACGACACGCCGGCCCGGATGCTGATCTCGGCCGCCCCCGCGGGCATCGAAGGGATGTTCTTCGAGATCGGCGTCCCCCTGCCCGAAGGATCGACAGACGCCCCGCCGCCGAGCCACGAGGACGTGGAAAAGCTCCTGGCCATCGCGCCGAGATACGGGATCGAGATCCGCATCCCCGGCGCATGA
- a CDS encoding Gfo/Idh/MocA family protein, with product MANSLLRIGVAGCGQAARIHVERLLKESDVQIVGCADAVKESAESLAEAIAAAGGSKPATFVEFRGLLDQRPDAVAIFTPHLLHYRQAMDALQAGVHVFIEKPLSTNAQEAHDVVSLARGRRLKVAVGHQFRLRPSLAEARKRLAAGAVGPLRLVTATLAQPWLARQQERGSESSWRFDPKMAGGGLLADAGDHLVDALLWTTGRTALEVFAVQSRLDSGLDVVTAATIRLQGDVPATLALSGVSQGTLFELNFFGEQGRIHATDSLLEIDPGDGSPPRRVDLPDEAPSIDADFVAALRGLGPLSCSAEDALETVRLSEAVARSAATGQVVPLV from the coding sequence ATGGCGAATTCCTTGCTGCGGATCGGGGTCGCCGGGTGCGGCCAGGCCGCGCGGATCCACGTCGAACGGCTCCTGAAGGAGTCCGACGTCCAGATCGTCGGCTGCGCCGACGCGGTGAAGGAGTCGGCCGAATCCCTGGCCGAGGCCATCGCCGCCGCCGGCGGGTCGAAGCCGGCGACCTTCGTCGAGTTTCGCGGGCTGCTGGACCAGCGGCCGGACGCGGTGGCGATCTTCACGCCCCACCTGTTGCACTATCGCCAGGCGATGGACGCACTCCAGGCCGGCGTGCACGTCTTCATTGAAAAACCACTCTCGACCAACGCCCAGGAAGCTCACGACGTCGTGAGCCTGGCGCGCGGGCGACGCCTGAAGGTGGCCGTCGGCCACCAGTTCCGGCTCCGCCCCAGTCTGGCCGAGGCCCGCAAGCGGCTGGCGGCCGGCGCCGTCGGCCCCCTCCGCCTGGTCACCGCGACGCTCGCCCAGCCCTGGCTGGCCCGCCAGCAGGAGCGGGGGAGTGAAAGCTCCTGGCGGTTCGACCCCAAGATGGCCGGCGGCGGTCTCCTGGCCGACGCGGGCGACCACCTGGTCGACGCCCTCCTCTGGACGACCGGCCGAACGGCCCTGGAGGTCTTCGCCGTTCAGAGCCGGCTGGACTCCGGTCTGGACGTCGTCACCGCGGCGACGATCCGGCTGCAAGGGGACGTGCCGGCCACCCTGGCGCTCTCGGGCGTCTCCCAGGGGACCCTCTTCGAGTTGAACTTCTTCGGCGAGCAGGGGCGCATCCACGCCACCGATTCCCTGCTGGAGATCGACCCCGGCGACGGCTCGCCTCCGCGTCGAGTCGATTTGCCGGACGAGGCTCCGTCGATCGACGCCGATTTCGTGGCGGCGCTCCGCGGACTGGGCCCGCTGTCGTGCTCCGCGGAAGACGCGCTGGAAACCGTCCGTCTCAGCGAGGCCGTCGCTCGATCGGCCGCCACTGGGCAGGTCGTCCCCCTGGTATGA
- the ileS gene encoding isoleucine--tRNA ligase gives MSTNAKPYKETLNLPVTEFAMKANLPTREPQIQANWREQDLYGQLRTARKGSPVRVLHDGPPYANGDIHMGTALNKMLKDFVVRSLSMRGFDSPYVPGWDTHGLPIEHKVMKDLGSKAATLGRPEVREMCRVEAMKWVDVQRDQFRRLGVMGDWEDPYLTLDPRYEAGIVDVLADLLDGGFVFRQLKPIHWCTSDQTALAEAELEYHDETLPSIYVNFPMVAGVPADWLAFDGGSKPEDWRAMIWTTTPWTLPANVAIAAHPDLTYAGVRYTDPDTGATVRTILAADLVEKVMGLRKIADHVEVGRCKGRELEHAEYHHPFLERVSPIVLANYVSAEDGTGFVHTAPGHGGEDYQTGKAYQLPVLSPVDPAGRFTAEAPEWLVGQYVFAANPKVVANLKESGALYLEAPLTHSYPHCWRCKKPVIFRATEQWFVGVDRNDLRGRTLEQIRDAVKWYPEWGQARIEAMVSLRPDWCISRQRSWGVPIPALGCTSCNAQLLTAETARHFRDLFRKEGADAWFNKPVEEILPPGAKCSSCGGTSFRKEGDILDVWFESGSSHRAVLAGGFNLGFPAHMYLEGSDQHRGWFQSSILTAVGTTGKAPFESILTHGFVVDDKGQKMSKSLGNVVSAVKATEQHGADVLRLMVSSMDYADDVRISERSIKEASEAYRKIRNTFRYLLGNLEDYAHLDPATVDLATLHEIDRWALGQLNQVIRDAVSAYERFEFYRVYSRIYQFFSVELSSFYLDVLKDRLYAEAPRGPERRAAQYVLFRLHEALTRLLAPILPHTAEESWGYMPHGQGFPASVHLATFPQPDPRWDDPQRDARWAVLADARNAILKALEGLRKDKTIGSAQEASVTIAAPAADLAILQADRDLLATICLVSTIDVREGGSATPGPGEERFQVTAAKSTFGKCERCWNYREDVGGNAQHPTLCGRCVRVVSATAGGVS, from the coding sequence ATGTCCACGAACGCGAAGCCGTACAAAGAGACCCTGAACCTGCCCGTCACCGAGTTCGCCATGAAGGCGAACCTCCCGACCCGCGAGCCCCAGATTCAGGCGAACTGGCGCGAGCAGGACCTCTACGGCCAGCTCCGCACAGCCCGCAAGGGCTCCCCCGTCCGCGTCCTCCACGACGGCCCGCCGTACGCCAACGGCGACATCCACATGGGGACCGCGCTCAACAAGATGCTCAAGGACTTCGTCGTCCGCTCGCTCAGCATGCGAGGGTTCGACAGCCCCTACGTCCCGGGCTGGGACACCCACGGCCTGCCGATCGAGCACAAGGTCATGAAGGACCTGGGCTCCAAGGCCGCGACCCTCGGCCGCCCCGAAGTCCGTGAGATGTGCCGCGTCGAGGCCATGAAGTGGGTGGACGTCCAGCGCGACCAGTTCCGCCGCCTCGGCGTGATGGGCGACTGGGAAGACCCGTACCTGACCCTCGACCCCCGCTACGAGGCCGGCATCGTCGACGTCCTGGCCGACCTCCTCGACGGCGGCTTCGTCTTCCGCCAGCTCAAGCCGATCCACTGGTGCACCTCCGACCAGACGGCTCTGGCCGAGGCTGAGCTGGAGTACCACGACGAGACCTTGCCGAGCATCTACGTCAACTTCCCGATGGTCGCCGGCGTTCCCGCCGACTGGCTTGCGTTCGACGGCGGATCGAAGCCCGAAGACTGGCGGGCGATGATCTGGACGACGACCCCCTGGACGTTGCCGGCCAACGTGGCCATCGCCGCCCACCCCGACCTGACCTACGCCGGCGTCCGCTACACCGACCCCGACACCGGCGCGACCGTCCGCACCATCCTCGCCGCGGACCTCGTCGAGAAGGTGATGGGCCTGCGCAAGATCGCCGATCACGTCGAGGTCGGCCGCTGCAAGGGCCGCGAGCTGGAGCACGCCGAATACCATCACCCGTTCCTCGAACGGGTCTCGCCGATCGTCCTGGCGAACTACGTGAGCGCCGAGGACGGCACCGGGTTCGTCCACACCGCCCCCGGCCACGGCGGCGAGGACTACCAGACCGGCAAGGCCTACCAACTCCCGGTCCTCAGCCCCGTCGACCCGGCCGGCCGGTTCACGGCCGAGGCCCCCGAGTGGCTCGTCGGCCAGTACGTCTTCGCGGCCAACCCGAAGGTCGTCGCCAACCTGAAGGAGTCGGGCGCGCTCTACCTGGAAGCGCCCCTGACGCACAGCTACCCGCACTGCTGGCGGTGCAAGAAGCCGGTCATCTTCCGGGCGACCGAGCAGTGGTTCGTCGGCGTCGACCGCAACGACCTCCGCGGCCGGACGCTGGAGCAGATCCGAGACGCCGTGAAGTGGTACCCCGAATGGGGACAGGCCCGGATCGAGGCCATGGTCTCGCTCCGTCCCGACTGGTGCATCAGCCGGCAGCGGTCGTGGGGCGTGCCGATCCCCGCGCTCGGCTGCACCTCGTGCAATGCGCAGCTTCTGACGGCCGAGACCGCCCGCCACTTCCGCGACCTCTTCCGCAAGGAAGGGGCCGACGCCTGGTTCAACAAGCCCGTTGAGGAGATCCTGCCGCCGGGGGCGAAGTGCTCGAGCTGCGGTGGGACGAGCTTCCGCAAGGAAGGGGACATCCTCGACGTTTGGTTCGAGTCCGGTTCCAGCCATCGCGCGGTGCTGGCGGGGGGCTTCAACCTGGGCTTCCCCGCGCACATGTACCTGGAAGGATCCGACCAGCACCGCGGCTGGTTCCAGTCGTCGATCCTCACGGCCGTCGGCACGACCGGCAAGGCCCCGTTCGAGAGCATCCTGACCCACGGGTTCGTCGTCGACGACAAGGGCCAGAAGATGTCGAAGTCGCTGGGCAACGTGGTCTCGGCCGTGAAGGCGACCGAGCAGCACGGGGCCGACGTCCTCCGGCTGATGGTCTCCAGCATGGACTACGCCGACGACGTCCGCATCAGCGAACGCTCGATCAAGGAGGCGTCCGAGGCCTACCGCAAGATCCGCAACACGTTCCGCTACCTGCTGGGGAACCTGGAAGATTACGCCCACCTGGATCCGGCGACCGTCGACCTGGCGACGCTCCACGAGATCGACCGCTGGGCGCTGGGGCAGCTCAACCAGGTGATCCGCGACGCCGTCTCGGCCTACGAGCGGTTCGAGTTCTACCGGGTCTATTCGCGGATCTACCAGTTCTTCTCGGTCGAGCTGTCGAGCTTCTACCTCGACGTCCTCAAGGACCGACTCTACGCCGAGGCCCCTCGCGGCCCCGAGCGTCGCGCCGCGCAGTACGTTTTGTTCCGGCTCCACGAGGCCCTGACGCGGCTGCTGGCCCCGATCCTCCCCCACACGGCCGAGGAATCGTGGGGCTACATGCCGCACGGCCAGGGCTTCCCGGCGAGCGTCCACCTGGCGACGTTCCCCCAGCCCGACCCGCGCTGGGACGACCCCCAACGCGACGCCCGCTGGGCCGTACTCGCCGACGCCCGCAACGCGATCCTCAAGGCCCTGGAAGGGCTGCGCAAGGACAAGACGATCGGCAGCGCCCAGGAGGCGTCGGTGACGATCGCCGCGCCGGCCGCCGACCTGGCGATCCTCCAGGCCGACCGCGACCTGCTGGCGACGATCTGCCTGGTCTCGACGATCGACGTCCGCGAGGGGGGCTCGGCGACGCCGGGGCCCGGCGAGGAGCGGTTCCAGGTGACGGCCGCGAAGTCGACGTTCGGCAAGTGCGAGCGTTGCTGGAACTATCGTGAGGATGTCGGCGGCAACGCCCAGCATCCGACCCTCTGCGGGCGCTGCGTCCGCGTGGTGTCGGCGACCGCCGGAGGCGTTTCCTGA
- a CDS encoding TPR end-of-group domain-containing protein, whose amino-acid sequence MGGSNDWMGDPNGDRPARETSTRRVREQSQRDFEIEFLGGVLERDPYFVEAIRVHANNLSAKGLYSRANQLDRRLVRLIPEDCVAWYNLACSYAMLGMIDPAFSALQRSLELGYRCQERLRHDRDLKSLRNDPRFHRLIRRFEFIL is encoded by the coding sequence ATGGGCGGATCGAACGACTGGATGGGTGATCCCAACGGAGATCGACCGGCTCGCGAGACTTCGACCCGGCGCGTCCGCGAGCAATCCCAGCGCGACTTCGAGATCGAGTTCCTCGGCGGCGTCCTGGAGCGCGATCCGTACTTCGTCGAGGCGATCCGCGTTCACGCTAACAACCTGTCGGCCAAGGGGTTGTATTCGCGAGCCAACCAGCTTGACCGGCGGCTCGTCCGGCTGATCCCGGAAGATTGCGTCGCCTGGTACAACCTGGCCTGCAGCTACGCGATGCTGGGGATGATCGACCCCGCCTTCTCCGCCCTCCAGAGGTCGCTTGAGTTGGGCTATCGCTGTCAGGAGCGACTGCGGCATGACCGCGACCTGAAGTCGCTCCGCAACGACCCCCGCTTCCACCGCCTGATCCGCCGCTTCGAATTCATTCTTTGA